The following are encoded together in the Salvia hispanica cultivar TCC Black 2014 chromosome 6, UniMelb_Shisp_WGS_1.0, whole genome shotgun sequence genome:
- the LOC125194313 gene encoding uncharacterized protein LOC125194313 isoform X9 yields MIEARRQQLSSMFYLRGLCGCAKDLHVLVVLLCAAFLLASCDKCSLNEAERQIEIDRCKTYTSNSHTSSLGIFDGDFSLLASRNAVEQQSLDNICPDPNSFCFLSTLSGSSFDEVAIEKDATDEAYNVQSEGFLPGLKQERSNLSWPAKHGIFKTFAGRVILCSLNEPDDFHGSQSEDSTNNGQNVDVSSCMSTLFDHGTHTSKSGENAEGVNSVIWDSVSRPPVEVRPFLLDWGQKNLYYPSVAFITVKNVHSDSVLTIHYPYSSNSQFYPCNFSEIFLAPGDIGSICFTFFPRNLGLSSAQIVLQTSFGGFVIQAKGFAVDSPYFIKPLDGFNISSNGRWRKNLSLFNPYVEALYVEEITAWISISSGNNSRLSKAVCSARSMEGSSEQGILRPKEWLEVGSADSRLPEISVRPHKNWEVPSQLTEAIMELEISDHFEGKIVGAFCLQLVKSSASEIETVVVPFEAEFMLSPALDTDYISVSLEALVPSDTSAPVVALSVRNDGPHVLSVIKVRQVGDSADTFQVKFVEGLVLFPKSVTQVAVISYRAIHEVDMTCNLLVEINDTRSSQIEISCIDVINVFAGQKLDSATIYAQEMTNVIGVKGRKKSFDNDVHPPTGLKAVDRRQADDLVLSNWKSQARASFMSVLDDDEVLFPMVEVGNHCSEWIAVKNPSNQPILVQLILNSGEVIDNCRTNEMHLQPSSSSIIVGNKSIAPTKYGFSIAKDGMTEALIHPYGSASFGPVLFQPSVRCEWRSSALIRNNLSGVEWLPLRGFGGSVSLVLLDGSDSVRSLEFKMNFPSQLNFSSPETLHPTEGKKSLCSHPLIKEVYAKNMGDFPLEVVRIGVSGSDCGLDGFLVLNCKGFTLPPGESVMLQILYQSDFSMATIQRDLELSLAAGILVIPMRASSPMLLINFCKRSTFWMRLKKIMVLIFFAASLLFLLVHLLIPRSTAFTYHNLKSGKKSSAGSGVVNYLSMRLKKKTNAAMPPNMNGYEGSIVGEEALLLGSAAGGLVGCASGEGHVNASEHQKHENSFTDDHPPENRLASSQLSNFSPVGNSDIQAESDSRSLTVRIGKEKGRRRRKKKTCGMRVPGFFEVSSSQSSNSTPTSPLSPATSLTPKRSWLVPLDINQPVEVRNPFSEPSDQQHDKREPSEPPKVNLLKNEASPGHVTNWCYSAGEKLDSTRKLAGRAILLPSATFPSAGRSSPSWECHSPFLASTSTISPQARAPGTKLNNHKISEPGAMIAVEEKFQYDIWGDHIFRLPVANQSNQASNVPFHPLENNSESFFVKGPQTLMTNSLLKPVG; encoded by the exons ATGATCGAAGCTCGCAGACAGCAGCTCTCCTCCATGTTCTATCTTCG GGGGCTTTGTGGTTGTGCCAAGGATTTGCACGTGCTGGTGGTTCTTTTGTGTGCTGCTTTCCTTCTGGCTTCGTGTGACAAATGCTCGTTAAATGAAGCAGAACGCCAGATAGAAATTGATAGGTGCAAGACCTATACTTCCAATTCTCATACAAGTTCTCTGGGGATTTTTGATGGCGATTTTAGTTTGTTAGCATCTAGAAATGCTGTTGAGCAACAGAGCCTTGACAATATATGTCCAGATCCAAATTCCTTCTGTTTCCTCTCAACATTGTCTGGTTCTTCGTTTGATGAAGTTGCTATTGAAAAAGATGCAACAGATGAAGCTTATAATGTTCAGTCTGAAGGATTTCTGCCTGGACTGAAGCAAGAGAGGAGTAATCTCAGCTGGCCAGCCAAGCACGGTATCTTCAAGACTTTTGCTGGCAGAGTTATTTTGTGTTCGTTGAATGAGCCAGATGATTTTCATGGATCCCAGTCCGAGGATAGCACCAACAATGGCCAAAACGTGGATGTTTCATCTTGTATGAGCACATTATTTGACCATGGAACTCACACGTCAAAATCAGGGGAAAATGCGGAGGGAGTTAACTCTGTCATTTGGGATAGTGTTTCTAGACCCCCTGTGGAAGTCAGACCCTTTCTGCTTGATTGGGGACAAAAGAATTTGTATTATCCTTCTGTAGCCTTTATAACGGTGAAGAATGTACACAGTGATAGTGTTCTAACTATCCATTATCCTTACAGCAGCAATTCACAGTTTTATCcatgtaattttagtgaaatattCTTGGCTCCTGGAGATATTGGATCAATATGTTTCACTTTTTTCCCTAGAAATTTGGGCCTATCCTCAGCTCAAATTGTTTTACAGACTAGTTTCGGGGGGTTCGTGATTCAGGCTAAAGGCTTTGCTGTTGATTCTCCTTATTTCATAAAGCCTCTCGATGGTTTCAATATTTCTTCTAATGGAAGGTGGAGGAAGAACTTGTCTCTTTTCAATCCTTACGTTGAAGCTCTCTATGTGGAAGAGATAACTGCTTGGATATCCATTTCCTCTGGAAATAATTCCCGTTTGTCAAAAGCTGTTTGCAGTGCACGCAGTATGGAGGGTTCCAGTGAGCAAGGGATATTAAGACCTAAAGAGTGGTTGGAAGTTGGAAGCGCTGATAGTCGTCTACCTGAAATTTCCGTAAGGCCTCACAAAAATTGGGAGGTTCCTTCTCAGCTAACAGAGGCCATTATGGAATTAGAGATTTCAGATCATTTTGAGGGAAAAATTGTTGGTGCTTTCTGTCTACAGTTAGTGAAATCTTCAGCCAGTGAGATAGAAACTGTTGTAGTACCTTTTGAAGCGGAGTTTATGTTAAGTCCAGCTTTAGATACAGATTATATTTCAGTATCTCTAGAGGCCTTGGTTCCATCTGATACAAGTGCACCTGTTGTTGCTCTCTCGGTGAGAAATGATGGTCCTCATGTTTTGAGTGTTATCAAGGTCAGACAAGTAGGAGATAGTGCTGACACTTTTCAAGTTAAGTTTGTAGAAGGACTTGTACTTTTTCCTAAGTCTGTCACACAAGTAGCAGTCATAAGCTATCGGGCGATTCATGAAGTAGACATGACATGTAATTTGCTTGTAGAGATAAATGACACAAGAAGTTCTCAGATTGAAATATCTTGCATAGATGTAATCAATGTTTTTGCAGGACAAAAATTGGATTCCGCTACTATATATGCCCAGGAGATGACTAATGTTATTGGTGTCAAAGGCAGAAAAAAGTCTTTTGACAATGACGTGCATCCACCTACTGGTCTCAAG GCAGTGGATAGAAGACAAGCAGATGACTTGGTGCTCAGTAACTGGAAATCTCAGGCCAGAGCAAGTTTCATGTCTGttcttgatgatgatgaagttCTGTTCCCAATGGTTGAGGTTGGAAATCATTGTTCCGAGTGGATAGCTGTTAAAAACCCGAGTAATCAACCAATTTTGGTGCAGCTTATTCTAAATTCTGGAGAAGTCATAGATAATTGCCGCACAAATGAGATGCATTTACAGCCATCTTCGTCCAGCATTATAGTGGGTAACAAATCAATTGCTCCAACAAAGTATGGTTTCTCGATAGCTAAGGATGGGATGACTGAAGCTCTGATTCATCCTTATGGTAGCGCATCTTTTGGTCCCGTCCTCTTCCAACCTTCTGTTCGCTGTGAATGGAGGAGTTCGGCTCTCATCAGGAATAATCTCTCTGGGGTGGAGTGGTTGCCTCTCCGAGGATTTGGTGGATCAGTTTCGTTGGTGTTGCTAGATGGGTCTGATTCTGTGCGAAGTTTAGAATTTAAGATGAATTTCCCATCCCAACTAAATTTTTCTTCCCCGGAAACTTTGCACCCCACAGAGGGTAAGAAGTCGCTGTGTTCTCATCCCTTGATTAAAGAAGTGTACGCCAAGAATATGGGAGATTTTCCTCTGGAGGTAGTACGCATTGGAGTTTCAGGGTCGGATTGTGGTTTAGATGGGTTTCTCGTGCTTAATTGTAAAGGTTTTACTTTACCACCTGGAGAATCTGTAATGCTTCAGATATTGTATCAAAGTGATTTCTCCATGGCTACCATACAGAGGGACCTTGAACTGTCACTTGCAGCTGGCATCCTTGTGATACCCATGAGAGCAAGCTCACCAATGCTCTTGATTAACTTCTGCAAAAGATCAACTTTCTGGATGAGGTTGAAGAAGATTATGGTTCTAATCTTTTTTGCCGCATCATTGTTGTTTCTACTAGTGCATCTCTTGATTCCACGTTCAACTGCCTTCACATATCATAACTTGAAAAGTGGGAAAAAATCATCTGCAGGCAGTGGTGTAGTCAATTATTTGAGTATGCGgttgaaaaagaaaaccaaTGCTGCCATGCCTCCCAACATGAATGGTTATGAAGGATCAATAGTAGGAGAAGAAGCATTGCTCTTGGGATCTGCTGCTGGAGGTCTGGTTGGTTGTGCCTCTGGAGAGGGACATGTTAATGCTTCCGAACATCAGAAGCATGAGAACTCTTTCACAGATGATCATCCACCAGAAAACAGATTAGCATCCTCTCAGCTGTCAAACTTTTCACCAGTTGGGAACTCCGATATTCAAGCTGAATCGGATTCACGGAGTCTCACTGTTAGAATCggaaaagaaaagggaagaaggcggaggaagaagaagacttGTGGCATGAGGGTACCTGGATTTTTTGAAGTTTCAAGTAGTCAGAGTAGCAATTCTACCCCTACATCACCTTTATCACCTGCAACATCTTTAACACCTAAGCGTTCATGGCTGGTTCCTCTTGATATAAATCAACCTGTGGAAGTTAGGAACCCTTTCTCTGAGCCATCCGATCAGCAACATGATAAAAGAGAGCCCTCTGAACCTCCTAAGGTCAACCTGTTGAAAAATGAGGCTTCACCTGGGCATGTGACCAACTGGTGCTACTCCGCTGGAGAGAAACTAGACTCAACTAGAAAACTTGCTGGTAGAGCCATTCTGTTACCTTCTGCCACTTTTCCTAGTGCTGGGAGGTCTTCACCTTCCTGGGAATGCCATTCTCCTTTTTTGGCTTCGACATCGACAATTTCTCCTCAGGCACGAGCTCCTGGGACCAAACTGAATAACCATAAAATTAGTGAACCAGGGGCTATGATTGCTGTGGAGGAGAAATTCCAGTATGACATATGGGGTGATCACATCTTTCGACTTCCTGTGGCTAACCAGTCGAACCAGGCCTCAAATGTACCATTCCATCCTCTTGAAAACAATTCTGAGAGCTTTTTTGTGAAGGGTCCACAAACCCTCATGACAAACTCTCTACTAAAACCT
- the LOC125194313 gene encoding uncharacterized protein LOC125194313 isoform X8 — MIEARRQQLSSMFYLRGLCGCAKDLHVLVVLLCAAFLLASCDKCSLNEAERQIEIDRCKTYTSNSHTSSLGIFDGDFSLLASRNAVEQQSLDNICPDPNSFCFLSTLSGSSFDEVAIEKDATDEAYNVQSEGFLPGLKQERSNLSWPAKHGIFKTFAGRVILCSLNEPDDFHGSQSEDSTNNGQNVDVSSCMSTLFDHGTHTSKSGENAEGVNSVIWDSVSRPPVEVRPFLLDWGQKNLYYPSVAFITVKNVHSDSVLTIHYPYSSNSQFYPCNFSEIFLAPGDIGSICFTFFPRNLGLSSAQIVLQTSFGGFVIQAKGFAVDSPYFIKPLDGFNISSNGRWRKNLSLFNPYVEALYVEEITAWISISSGNNSRLSKAVCSARSMEGSSEQGILRPKEWLEVGSADSRLPEISVRPHKNWEVPSQLTEAIMELEISDHFEGKIVGAFCLQLVKSSASEIETVVVPFEAEFMLSPALDTDYISVSLEALVPSDTSAPVVALSVRNDGPHVLSVIKVRQVGDSADTFQVKFVEGLVLFPKSVTQVAVISYRAIHEVDMTCNLLVEINDTRSSQIEISCIDVINVFAGQKLDSATIYAQEMTNVIGVKGRKKSFDNDVHPPTGLKAVDRRQADDLVLSNWKSQARASFMSVLDDDEVLFPMVEVGNHCSEWIAVKNPSNQPILVQLILNSGEVIDNCRTNEMHLQPSSSSIIVGNKSIAPTKYGFSIAKDGMTEALIHPYGSASFGPVLFQPSVRCEWRSSALIRNNLSGVEWLPLRGFGGSVSLVLLDGSDSVRSLEFKMNFPSQLNFSSPETLHPTEGKKSLCSHPLIKEVYAKNMGDFPLEVVRIGVSGSDCGLDGFLVLNCKGFTLPPGESVMLQILYQSDFSMATIQRDLELSLAAGILVIPMRASSPMLLINFCKRSTFWMRLKKIMVLIFFAASLLFLLVHLLIPRSTAFTYHNLKSGKKSSAGSGVVNYLSMRLKKKTNAAMPPNMNGYEGSIVGEEALLLGSAAGGLVGCASGEGHVNASEHQKHENSFTDDHPPENRLASSQLSNFSPVGNSDIQAESDSRSLTVRIGKEKGRRRRKKKTCGMRVPGFFEVSSSQSSNSTPTSPLSPATSLTPKRSWLVPLDINQPVEVRNPFSEPSDQQHDKREPSEPPKVNLLKNEASPGHVTNWCYSAGEKLDSTRKLAGRAILLPSATFPSAGRSSPSWECHSPFLASTSTISPQARAPGTKLNNHKISEPGAMIAVEEKFQYDIWGDHIFRLPVANQSNQASNVPFHPLENNSESFFVKGPQTLMTNSLLKPQVG; from the exons ATGATCGAAGCTCGCAGACAGCAGCTCTCCTCCATGTTCTATCTTCG GGGGCTTTGTGGTTGTGCCAAGGATTTGCACGTGCTGGTGGTTCTTTTGTGTGCTGCTTTCCTTCTGGCTTCGTGTGACAAATGCTCGTTAAATGAAGCAGAACGCCAGATAGAAATTGATAGGTGCAAGACCTATACTTCCAATTCTCATACAAGTTCTCTGGGGATTTTTGATGGCGATTTTAGTTTGTTAGCATCTAGAAATGCTGTTGAGCAACAGAGCCTTGACAATATATGTCCAGATCCAAATTCCTTCTGTTTCCTCTCAACATTGTCTGGTTCTTCGTTTGATGAAGTTGCTATTGAAAAAGATGCAACAGATGAAGCTTATAATGTTCAGTCTGAAGGATTTCTGCCTGGACTGAAGCAAGAGAGGAGTAATCTCAGCTGGCCAGCCAAGCACGGTATCTTCAAGACTTTTGCTGGCAGAGTTATTTTGTGTTCGTTGAATGAGCCAGATGATTTTCATGGATCCCAGTCCGAGGATAGCACCAACAATGGCCAAAACGTGGATGTTTCATCTTGTATGAGCACATTATTTGACCATGGAACTCACACGTCAAAATCAGGGGAAAATGCGGAGGGAGTTAACTCTGTCATTTGGGATAGTGTTTCTAGACCCCCTGTGGAAGTCAGACCCTTTCTGCTTGATTGGGGACAAAAGAATTTGTATTATCCTTCTGTAGCCTTTATAACGGTGAAGAATGTACACAGTGATAGTGTTCTAACTATCCATTATCCTTACAGCAGCAATTCACAGTTTTATCcatgtaattttagtgaaatattCTTGGCTCCTGGAGATATTGGATCAATATGTTTCACTTTTTTCCCTAGAAATTTGGGCCTATCCTCAGCTCAAATTGTTTTACAGACTAGTTTCGGGGGGTTCGTGATTCAGGCTAAAGGCTTTGCTGTTGATTCTCCTTATTTCATAAAGCCTCTCGATGGTTTCAATATTTCTTCTAATGGAAGGTGGAGGAAGAACTTGTCTCTTTTCAATCCTTACGTTGAAGCTCTCTATGTGGAAGAGATAACTGCTTGGATATCCATTTCCTCTGGAAATAATTCCCGTTTGTCAAAAGCTGTTTGCAGTGCACGCAGTATGGAGGGTTCCAGTGAGCAAGGGATATTAAGACCTAAAGAGTGGTTGGAAGTTGGAAGCGCTGATAGTCGTCTACCTGAAATTTCCGTAAGGCCTCACAAAAATTGGGAGGTTCCTTCTCAGCTAACAGAGGCCATTATGGAATTAGAGATTTCAGATCATTTTGAGGGAAAAATTGTTGGTGCTTTCTGTCTACAGTTAGTGAAATCTTCAGCCAGTGAGATAGAAACTGTTGTAGTACCTTTTGAAGCGGAGTTTATGTTAAGTCCAGCTTTAGATACAGATTATATTTCAGTATCTCTAGAGGCCTTGGTTCCATCTGATACAAGTGCACCTGTTGTTGCTCTCTCGGTGAGAAATGATGGTCCTCATGTTTTGAGTGTTATCAAGGTCAGACAAGTAGGAGATAGTGCTGACACTTTTCAAGTTAAGTTTGTAGAAGGACTTGTACTTTTTCCTAAGTCTGTCACACAAGTAGCAGTCATAAGCTATCGGGCGATTCATGAAGTAGACATGACATGTAATTTGCTTGTAGAGATAAATGACACAAGAAGTTCTCAGATTGAAATATCTTGCATAGATGTAATCAATGTTTTTGCAGGACAAAAATTGGATTCCGCTACTATATATGCCCAGGAGATGACTAATGTTATTGGTGTCAAAGGCAGAAAAAAGTCTTTTGACAATGACGTGCATCCACCTACTGGTCTCAAG GCAGTGGATAGAAGACAAGCAGATGACTTGGTGCTCAGTAACTGGAAATCTCAGGCCAGAGCAAGTTTCATGTCTGttcttgatgatgatgaagttCTGTTCCCAATGGTTGAGGTTGGAAATCATTGTTCCGAGTGGATAGCTGTTAAAAACCCGAGTAATCAACCAATTTTGGTGCAGCTTATTCTAAATTCTGGAGAAGTCATAGATAATTGCCGCACAAATGAGATGCATTTACAGCCATCTTCGTCCAGCATTATAGTGGGTAACAAATCAATTGCTCCAACAAAGTATGGTTTCTCGATAGCTAAGGATGGGATGACTGAAGCTCTGATTCATCCTTATGGTAGCGCATCTTTTGGTCCCGTCCTCTTCCAACCTTCTGTTCGCTGTGAATGGAGGAGTTCGGCTCTCATCAGGAATAATCTCTCTGGGGTGGAGTGGTTGCCTCTCCGAGGATTTGGTGGATCAGTTTCGTTGGTGTTGCTAGATGGGTCTGATTCTGTGCGAAGTTTAGAATTTAAGATGAATTTCCCATCCCAACTAAATTTTTCTTCCCCGGAAACTTTGCACCCCACAGAGGGTAAGAAGTCGCTGTGTTCTCATCCCTTGATTAAAGAAGTGTACGCCAAGAATATGGGAGATTTTCCTCTGGAGGTAGTACGCATTGGAGTTTCAGGGTCGGATTGTGGTTTAGATGGGTTTCTCGTGCTTAATTGTAAAGGTTTTACTTTACCACCTGGAGAATCTGTAATGCTTCAGATATTGTATCAAAGTGATTTCTCCATGGCTACCATACAGAGGGACCTTGAACTGTCACTTGCAGCTGGCATCCTTGTGATACCCATGAGAGCAAGCTCACCAATGCTCTTGATTAACTTCTGCAAAAGATCAACTTTCTGGATGAGGTTGAAGAAGATTATGGTTCTAATCTTTTTTGCCGCATCATTGTTGTTTCTACTAGTGCATCTCTTGATTCCACGTTCAACTGCCTTCACATATCATAACTTGAAAAGTGGGAAAAAATCATCTGCAGGCAGTGGTGTAGTCAATTATTTGAGTATGCGgttgaaaaagaaaaccaaTGCTGCCATGCCTCCCAACATGAATGGTTATGAAGGATCAATAGTAGGAGAAGAAGCATTGCTCTTGGGATCTGCTGCTGGAGGTCTGGTTGGTTGTGCCTCTGGAGAGGGACATGTTAATGCTTCCGAACATCAGAAGCATGAGAACTCTTTCACAGATGATCATCCACCAGAAAACAGATTAGCATCCTCTCAGCTGTCAAACTTTTCACCAGTTGGGAACTCCGATATTCAAGCTGAATCGGATTCACGGAGTCTCACTGTTAGAATCggaaaagaaaagggaagaaggcggaggaagaagaagacttGTGGCATGAGGGTACCTGGATTTTTTGAAGTTTCAAGTAGTCAGAGTAGCAATTCTACCCCTACATCACCTTTATCACCTGCAACATCTTTAACACCTAAGCGTTCATGGCTGGTTCCTCTTGATATAAATCAACCTGTGGAAGTTAGGAACCCTTTCTCTGAGCCATCCGATCAGCAACATGATAAAAGAGAGCCCTCTGAACCTCCTAAGGTCAACCTGTTGAAAAATGAGGCTTCACCTGGGCATGTGACCAACTGGTGCTACTCCGCTGGAGAGAAACTAGACTCAACTAGAAAACTTGCTGGTAGAGCCATTCTGTTACCTTCTGCCACTTTTCCTAGTGCTGGGAGGTCTTCACCTTCCTGGGAATGCCATTCTCCTTTTTTGGCTTCGACATCGACAATTTCTCCTCAGGCACGAGCTCCTGGGACCAAACTGAATAACCATAAAATTAGTGAACCAGGGGCTATGATTGCTGTGGAGGAGAAATTCCAGTATGACATATGGGGTGATCACATCTTTCGACTTCCTGTGGCTAACCAGTCGAACCAGGCCTCAAATGTACCATTCCATCCTCTTGAAAACAATTCTGAGAGCTTTTTTGTGAAGGGTCCACAAACCCTCATGACAAACTCTCTACTAAAACCT